From the Cherax quadricarinatus isolate ZL_2023a chromosome 34, ASM3850222v1, whole genome shotgun sequence genome, one window contains:
- the LOC128693741 gene encoding uncharacterized protein, which produces MSFSLTSLFLHLLFLQGVSLAIRISQLEVPTLLAVGEGGWLVCDWDDEGDHVYSLKWYLGIDEFYRWTPLETPSVKTFPMQHFRVDTRASQRGRVRIHNVTVNAGGNYQCEVSGEAPVFKTSVKSSIMTVVDLPDERPTITGEEEGPFKLQQQVTFTCFSQNARPAPSLSFYINNQTVDPSWEEGVLVHVNKTTTLETAFKTLRFHLRPNMVHMGVLQVKCAASYPELYWESSERVFTVDLPYNHAYQPDSQGFMTHSGDNFRATPHTPLIYSLPLVLSILFSYSLYHC; this is translated from the exons GAGTGTCGTTAGCTATCAGGATCAGCCAGCTGGAGGTTCCGACGCTCCTTGCAGTGGGCGAGGGAGGGTGGCTGGTGTGTGATTGGGACGATGAGGGGGATCACGTGTACTCCCTCAAGTGGTATCTTGGTATAGATGAGTTCTACAGGTGGACGCCTCTTGAGACGCCCTCTGTCAAGACCTTCCCCATGCAGCACTTCAGGGTAGACACCCGTGCATCCCAGCGCGGCCGCGTCAGGATACACAACGTGACTGTGAACGCCGGCGGTAACTACCAATGTGAGGTGTCTGGGGAAGCGCCTGTCTTCAAGACATCCGTCAAGTCGTCCATAATGACTGTCGTGG ACCTACCTGACGAGAGGCCGACGATCACCGGAGAGGAAGAAGGTCCATTTAAGTTACAGCAGCAAGTTACCTTCACCTGTTTCTCCCAGAATGCTCGGCCAGCCCCAAGCCTATCTTTCTATATCAACAATCAGACA GTGGATCCTTCGTGGGAGGAAGGAGTACTAGTTCACGTCAACAAGACGACGACACTGGAGACGGCCTTCAAGACGTTACGGTTTCATCTTCGGCCTAACATGGTGCATATGGGCGTGTTGCAGGTGAAGTGTGCGGCATCTTACCCTGAACTGTACTGGGAGAGCAGCGAGAGAGTCTTCACTGTAGACCTACCTTACAACCACGCCTACCAGCCAGATTCACAAG GGTTTATGACTCACAGCGGAGATAACTTCAGAGCGACACCACACACTCCTCTAATTTATTCACTACCCTTAGTGTTGAGTATCTTGTTCTCCTATTCTCTCTACCATTGTTAG